The following proteins come from a genomic window of Salvia hispanica cultivar TCC Black 2014 chromosome 4, UniMelb_Shisp_WGS_1.0, whole genome shotgun sequence:
- the LOC125185674 gene encoding vesicle-associated protein 1-1-like, whose amino-acid sequence MKKRKFHIKKTHCKFSFQFELRFWEKMTSGELLSVEPLELKFPFQVNRQVSCFIQASNQTDDHVAFKVKTTNPKKYCVRPNTGIILPRSSCEISVTMQAQREAPLDMQCKDKFLLQSIVTSPDTNPKDITPELFSKDQGNVEECKLKVLYIAPPQSSSDADGSEEGSQKYRMLDNSTEAQSLISKLTEEKASAVQRSNKLQQELELLKRESKKGGISLVIAILIGLLGVVLGYFIKTTNAT is encoded by the exons atgaaaaaaaggaaattccacataaaaaaaactcactgcaaattttcttttcaatttgaaCTAAGGTTTTGGGAAAAAATGACTTCTGGGGAGCTTCTCAGCGTCGAACCACTGGAATTGAAATTCCCAT TTCAAGTAAACAGGCAGGTCTCTTGCTTCATTCAAGCATCCAATCAAACTGATGATCATGTGGCTTTTAAG GTTAAGACGACAAATCCTAAGAAATATTGCGTCAGACCAAACACAGGAATTATATTGCCCCGTTCGTCATGCGAAATCAGTG TCACAATGCAAGCGCAAAGGGAGGCTCCCCTTGATATGCAATGCAAGGATAAGTTTTTGCTTCAGAGTATTGTGACGAGCCCCGACACAAATCCTAAAGATATCACTCCAGAATTG TTTTCCAAGGATCAAGGTAATGTTGAAGAATGTAAGTTGAAAGTGCTTTACATCGCACCACCTCAATCATCCTCCGATGCAGATGGATCAGAAGAGGGTTCACAAAAGTACAGAATGCTGGATAATTCCACTGAG GCACAATCTCTTATTTCTAAACTAACGGAGGAGAAAGCTAGTGCAGTCCAAAGGAGTAACAAACTCCAGCAAGAATTG GAACTTTTGAAGCGAGAAAGCAAAAAGGGTGGCATATCTCTCGTAATCGCAATCCTAATCGGCTTGCTGGGTGTAGTTCTCGGATACTTCATCAAAACGACAAATGCTACGTAG